In the genome of Monodelphis domestica isolate mMonDom1 chromosome 2, mMonDom1.pri, whole genome shotgun sequence, one region contains:
- the CDKN2C gene encoding cyclin-dependent kinase 4 inhibitor C: protein MAEPLGNELASAAARGDLEQLTNLLQNNVSANAENGFGRTALQVMKLGNPEIARRLLLRGANPDLKDRTGFAVLHDAARAGFLDTLQTLLEFQADVNVEDSEGNLPLHLAAREGHLPVVEFLLRHTACRVDHRNHQGDTACDVARLYRRDAVVRLLEAGRPDDAARGPGDMGPAAAAEPP, encoded by the exons ATGGCCGAGCCTTTGGGGAACGAGCTGGCGTCCGCAGCTGCCAGGGGCGACCTAGAGCAACTCACTAATTTGTTGCAAAATAATGTGAGCGCCAATGCAGAAAATGGATTTGGAAGGACGGCGCTGCAG GTGATGAAGCTCGGAAACCCCGAGATCGCTCGGAGGCTTCTGCTGCGCGGCGCCAATCCAGACCTGAAGGACCGCACAGGCTTCGCGGTCCTGCACGACGCTGCCCGGGCCGGCTTTCTGGACACCTTACAGACTCTTCTGGAGTTCCAGGCCGACGTGAACGTGGAAGACAGCGAGGGCAACCTGCCGCTGCACCTGGCAGCCCGCGAGGGCCACCTGCCCGTCGTGGAGTTCCTTCTCCGACACACAGCCTGTAGAGTGGACCACCGGAACCACCAGGGCGACACCGCTTGCGACGTGGCCCGCCTCTACCGTCGAGACGCTGTGGTCCGACTGCTGGAGGCCGGCCGGCCCGACGACGCGGCCCGGGGCCCAGGCGACATGGGGCCCGCCGCAGCCGCCGAGCCGCCCTAG